A single Montipora foliosa isolate CH-2021 chromosome 7, ASM3666993v2, whole genome shotgun sequence DNA region contains:
- the LOC138009946 gene encoding uncharacterized protein, with amino-acid sequence MYLRATKLRTFFFVWAFYIVCALLPNVIVIFGFVVDSLDGKKFLGPNLLKIVLCITPILLVLLMLTADYEDELKEENEKRRELVSKLCAQMAIDLLDTIELLDIILEGKERYYVISKGFGTAMTAVACLSFVLSLLQMTEVKFNNERKPEKTRYRTTMLRTAAEMVLVNLTFLIIRLVVFFSYEKDESIFIAKNVLAILLSALEIYYLYDPNRLREFCVIF; translated from the coding sequence ATGTACTTGCGTGCGACAAAGCTTCGCACATTCTTCTTCGTGTGGGCTTTTTACATCGTCTGTGCCTTACTGCCAAATGTCATTGTCATTTTTGGATTCGTCGTAGACAGCCTAGACGGAAAGAAATTCCTTGGTCCGAATTTATTGAAGATAGTTCTTTGTATCACACCAATTCTCTTGGTACTGTTGATGCTCACAGCAGACTACGAAGATgaattaaaagaagaaaacgaaaaacGCAGAGAATTAGTCTCCAAGTTGTGTGCTCAGATGGCCATCGACCTCTTGGATACAATCGAACTGCTAGATATTATTCTGGAGGGGAAAGAGCGCTATTATGTCATCAGTAAAGGATTTGGAACGGCCATGACTGCTGTGGCTTGTCTAAGTTTTGTGCTGTCGCTCTTGCAAATGACCGAGGTCAAGTTTAACAACGAGAGAAAGCCTGAGAAAACACGCTATAGAACAACAATGCTTCGCACCGCTGCCGAAATGGTTTTAGTCAACCTCACTTTCCTGATAATCCGCCTGgttgtgtttttttcttatgAGAAAGACGAGTCAATCTTCATAGCCAAAAATGTTCTCGCAATCTTGCTCTCAGCGTTGGAAATCTATTATCTGTATGACCCAAACCGACTACGGGAATTTTGtgtcattttttaa